From Diaminobutyricibacter sp. McL0608, one genomic window encodes:
- a CDS encoding DEAD/DEAH box helicase: protein MALALPQPSILSVSDLPSTDEDAVYEVFVTWVESGGISLYPAQDESVIDIVSGAHLILSTPTGTGKSLVAVAAHFAALARGVRTFYTAPIKALVSEKFFSLVDIFGAENVGMMTGDSAVNPDAPIICCTAEILANLALRHGADTPVGQVVMDEFHFYADPDRGWAWQVPLLTLPRVQFVLMSATLGDVTALAEDLTRRTGRETATVTGVERPVPLHYYYETTPVHETVEELLSTGQAPVYIVHFSQLAALERAQALSSARIASREQRDAIADLIGEFRFTTSFGKTLSRLIRAGIGVHHAGMLPKYRRLVEQLAQRGLLRVICGTDTLGVGINVPIRTVLMTALTKFDGVRMRQLNAREFHQIAGRAGRAGFDTAGTVVVQAPEHETENLKAIEKAGDDPKKRRKIVRKKAPEGFVSWGEPSFRKLVEAQPETLTSSMQITSAMIINVVARGGDVFAHVRALVFDNHEPWRRQLALARRALGIYRTLLTAGVVEAVDAGDGTKAIRLTVDLQPNFALNQPLSPFALAAFELLDRGTEDAPNPTYALDVISVVEATLDDPRPVLSAQQFAARGEAVAAMKAEGIEYDQRMEALEEVTHPKPLDELLTAAFETYASSQPWVNDFELSPKSVVRDLYERAMTFGEFIAFYKLARSEGVVLRYLSDAYRALGQTVPSDLRNDDLRDIVEWLGELVRQVDSSLLDEWEELVHPDATRHAAEASAIAPPAPKNVTTNRRAFLVLVRNELFRRVQLAALDKFEELGALEAEAAASGSDAAGVGVSAAAVPSFTALDWADALDAYFAEHDAIGTDADARSSAMIIVDETPAAAEGTWRVRQIFADPEGDHDWGISADVDLRASAEAGVAVIRVRAVDRL, encoded by the coding sequence ATGGCACTCGCCCTCCCGCAGCCCAGCATCCTCTCCGTCTCCGACCTTCCATCAACAGACGAGGACGCTGTCTACGAAGTGTTCGTCACCTGGGTCGAGTCGGGGGGCATCAGCCTCTACCCGGCCCAGGACGAGTCGGTCATCGACATCGTCTCGGGCGCGCACCTGATCCTGAGCACACCGACCGGGACAGGAAAATCCCTGGTCGCCGTCGCCGCGCATTTCGCAGCGCTGGCCCGCGGCGTCCGCACGTTCTACACGGCGCCGATCAAAGCACTCGTGTCGGAGAAGTTCTTCTCGCTGGTCGACATCTTCGGCGCGGAGAACGTCGGGATGATGACCGGAGACTCCGCCGTGAACCCGGACGCGCCGATCATCTGCTGCACAGCGGAGATCCTCGCCAACCTGGCACTGCGTCACGGTGCGGACACTCCGGTCGGCCAGGTCGTCATGGACGAGTTCCATTTCTATGCCGACCCGGATCGCGGATGGGCGTGGCAGGTGCCGCTGCTGACCCTGCCGAGGGTGCAGTTCGTGCTGATGTCGGCGACCCTCGGCGACGTCACCGCGCTCGCCGAGGACCTGACGCGCCGCACGGGTCGTGAGACCGCGACGGTGACCGGCGTGGAGCGGCCCGTGCCGCTGCACTACTACTACGAGACGACTCCCGTGCACGAGACCGTCGAGGAGCTGCTGAGCACCGGGCAGGCGCCGGTCTACATCGTGCACTTCTCGCAGCTCGCCGCGCTGGAACGCGCTCAGGCGCTGTCGAGCGCGCGCATCGCCAGCCGGGAGCAACGGGATGCGATCGCAGACCTGATCGGGGAGTTCCGCTTCACGACGAGCTTCGGTAAAACCCTGTCCCGGCTGATCCGGGCGGGTATCGGTGTGCACCATGCCGGGATGCTCCCGAAGTATCGCCGCCTCGTCGAGCAGCTCGCGCAGCGCGGCCTGCTCCGCGTGATCTGCGGAACGGACACGCTCGGCGTCGGCATCAACGTGCCCATCCGCACCGTGCTGATGACGGCGCTGACCAAGTTCGACGGCGTGCGGATGCGGCAGCTGAACGCCCGCGAGTTCCACCAGATCGCCGGACGCGCGGGCCGCGCCGGCTTCGACACGGCCGGGACCGTGGTCGTGCAGGCTCCCGAGCACGAGACGGAGAACCTGAAAGCGATCGAGAAGGCGGGGGACGACCCGAAGAAGCGGCGCAAGATCGTCCGCAAGAAGGCTCCGGAGGGCTTCGTCTCGTGGGGCGAACCGTCATTCCGGAAGCTGGTCGAGGCCCAGCCGGAGACCCTGACCTCGAGCATGCAGATCACCAGTGCGATGATCATCAATGTCGTCGCGCGCGGCGGCGACGTGTTCGCGCATGTCCGGGCGCTCGTCTTCGACAACCACGAACCGTGGCGCCGTCAGCTCGCACTCGCCCGTCGCGCTCTCGGCATCTACCGCACGCTGCTGACGGCGGGTGTCGTCGAGGCGGTGGATGCGGGCGACGGCACCAAGGCCATCCGCCTCACCGTCGACCTGCAGCCGAACTTCGCACTCAACCAGCCCCTGTCGCCCTTCGCGCTCGCCGCGTTCGAGCTGCTCGACCGCGGCACCGAGGATGCGCCGAACCCGACGTATGCGCTCGACGTCATCTCGGTCGTCGAGGCGACGCTCGACGATCCGCGCCCGGTGCTCTCGGCGCAGCAGTTCGCGGCACGCGGAGAAGCCGTCGCAGCGATGAAGGCCGAAGGGATCGAGTACGACCAGCGCATGGAAGCGCTCGAGGAGGTGACGCATCCGAAGCCTCTCGACGAACTGCTCACCGCGGCGTTCGAGACGTACGCGAGCAGCCAGCCGTGGGTGAACGACTTCGAGCTGAGCCCGAAGTCGGTGGTCCGCGACCTCTACGAACGCGCCATGACGTTCGGCGAGTTCATCGCCTTCTACAAACTCGCGCGCTCCGAGGGCGTTGTACTCCGCTACCTGTCGGATGCGTACCGGGCGCTCGGGCAGACTGTTCCGTCCGACCTCCGCAACGACGACCTCCGCGACATCGTCGAGTGGCTGGGCGAACTCGTCAGGCAGGTCGACTCGAGCCTCCTCGACGAGTGGGAGGAGCTCGTGCATCCCGATGCGACCCGGCATGCGGCCGAGGCGTCGGCGATCGCACCGCCGGCGCCGAAGAATGTGACGACGAATCGGCGTGCGTTCCTGGTGCTGGTGCGCAACGAACTGTTCCGCCGGGTGCAGCTGGCTGCGCTCGACAAGTTCGAAGAACTCGGCGCGCTCGAGGCGGAAGCGGCGGCGTCCGGTTCGGATGCGGCTGGGGTCGGCGTGAGCGCTGCGGCGGTTCCGAGCTTCACCGCACTCGACTGGGCGGATGCGCTCGACGCCTACTTCGCGGAACACGATGCGATCGGAACGGACGCGGACGCGCGCAGCTCGGCGATGATCATCGTGGATGAGACCCCGGCAGCGGCCGAGGGGACCTGGCGGGTGCGGCAGATCTTCGCCGACCCGGAGGGCGACCACGACTGGGGGATCTCCGCCGATGTCGACCTTCGGGCTTCTGCAGAGGCCGGAGTCGCCGTCATCCGGGTGCGTGCCGTCGATCGGCTCTGA
- a CDS encoding molybdopterin-dependent oxidoreductase, with product MVVRDSPAQSSAPPTQPAPRRAPWWLAAAVGIAAVLAGIGAAELVSSFLAQNGSPILVVGAAVIDLVPAWLKEAVISVFGTNDKAVLIISLALVLLVGAALAGIVEERRPPWGRILIIAGGALGVLAALTRAQASLWDAVPSLVAMVVAAVLLTVLIRMLHGTMPTRVAPNGSVTRRRFVTATGATAGLGILGIVLGQFISAGYRAATTARAAFHLPAPALPAAPIPAGASFAVPGLSPIITPNGQFYRIDTALQIPGIDPSAWKLKITGMVENEVELTFAQLLALPLEESTTTLTCVSNEVGGNLISNATWLGYPIRHLLAQAKPTSKADMVLSRSQDGWTASTPLEALTDDRNAILAVGMNGQPLPLEHGYPVRMVVPGLYGYVSATKWVVELDVTRFDQVTSYWTDRGWSERGPVKLSSRIDVPSGGTTVKAGDVVVAGVAWSQHVGVSRVQVQVDGGSWNDATLADAISVDTWRQWKWVWPADSGHHTLRVRATDNTGMVQTSKEADVVPNGATGLHEISVSVG from the coding sequence ATGGTGGTGCGAGACTCCCCCGCGCAGAGTTCTGCGCCCCCGACTCAGCCTGCACCCCGGCGCGCTCCGTGGTGGCTCGCCGCCGCCGTCGGCATCGCCGCAGTACTCGCCGGCATCGGTGCAGCAGAGCTGGTGAGCTCGTTCCTCGCCCAGAACGGCAGCCCGATCCTCGTGGTCGGGGCAGCCGTCATCGACCTCGTGCCGGCGTGGCTCAAAGAGGCCGTGATCTCCGTCTTCGGCACCAACGACAAGGCCGTGCTCATCATCAGCCTGGCGCTCGTGCTGCTGGTCGGGGCCGCTCTCGCCGGAATCGTCGAGGAGAGGCGACCGCCGTGGGGGCGCATCCTGATCATCGCGGGTGGCGCTCTCGGCGTGCTGGCCGCGCTCACCCGGGCGCAGGCATCTCTCTGGGACGCGGTGCCGTCCCTGGTCGCCATGGTGGTCGCCGCCGTCCTGCTCACCGTGCTCATCCGGATGCTGCACGGCACGATGCCCACCCGCGTGGCGCCGAACGGCAGCGTCACACGTCGCAGATTCGTCACCGCCACGGGAGCGACGGCAGGCCTCGGCATCCTCGGCATCGTGCTCGGGCAGTTCATCTCCGCCGGGTACCGGGCCGCGACCACGGCGCGCGCCGCCTTCCACCTGCCCGCACCGGCCTTGCCCGCCGCCCCCATCCCCGCCGGCGCATCGTTCGCAGTGCCGGGACTTTCGCCGATCATCACGCCGAACGGCCAGTTCTACCGCATCGACACGGCGCTGCAGATCCCCGGGATCGACCCGTCCGCGTGGAAACTGAAGATCACCGGCATGGTCGAGAACGAGGTCGAGCTCACCTTCGCGCAGTTGCTCGCCCTGCCTCTCGAAGAGAGCACGACCACCCTCACCTGCGTCTCGAACGAGGTCGGCGGAAACCTGATCAGCAATGCGACCTGGCTCGGCTACCCCATCCGCCACCTGCTCGCCCAGGCCAAGCCGACCTCGAAGGCCGACATGGTCCTCTCGCGCAGCCAGGACGGCTGGACGGCGAGCACTCCCCTCGAGGCCCTGACCGACGACCGCAACGCGATCCTCGCGGTCGGAATGAACGGCCAGCCGCTCCCGCTCGAGCACGGCTACCCGGTTCGGATGGTGGTCCCGGGCCTGTACGGCTACGTATCGGCCACGAAATGGGTGGTCGAACTCGACGTCACCCGCTTCGACCAGGTCACCTCCTACTGGACGGATCGCGGCTGGTCCGAACGCGGACCGGTGAAGCTGTCCTCCCGGATCGATGTTCCGTCCGGCGGCACGACCGTGAAGGCCGGCGACGTGGTCGTGGCCGGCGTCGCCTGGTCGCAGCATGTCGGCGTCAGTCGCGTGCAGGTCCAGGTCGACGGCGGTTCGTGGAACGACGCGACCCTCGCCGATGCGATCTCGGTCGACACCTGGCGGCAGTGGAAATGGGTGTGGCCGGCCGATTCCGGGCACCACACACTTCGTGTCCGGGCGACGGACAACACCGGCATGGTGCAGACGTCGAAGGAGGCGGATGTCGTACCGAACGGCGCAACGGGCCTTCACGAGATCTCGGTGTCGGTCGGCTGA
- a CDS encoding ThiF family adenylyltransferase, with translation MSEEQRPPGPLVEPGPALSATRLERYSRTLALPGFGDEAQRRIRAARVLMIGAGGLGSAVIPALAAAGFGTIGVVDADAVESSNLPRQTIHTPADVGRSKVASARDTITELDPETRIVPVGAMLDSSNALELFADFDLVLDGSDNFPTRYLVDDAATLVGIPAVWGAVHQFGGQAGVSWAQYGPTYRDLFPVPPEPGSVASCEDAGALPSVCTVIGGLMVTQAIALVTGIGEPLLGRAIVHDGLRGTFREVRYERDPLAEPIVGLIDYDLFCGIRPPSSLSLVERTGGGLSIQAFQELIARGEKITLIDVREPWEAQLASIPGSALVPLGELEADLEEDAEGVATALRDASVVIYCHYGPRAERARRLLIEAGVADTVVLVGGIDAWAREVDPEMMRY, from the coding sequence ATGAGCGAAGAACAGCGTCCCCCCGGACCGCTTGTGGAGCCCGGACCCGCACTGTCGGCCACGCGGCTCGAACGCTACTCCCGCACGCTCGCCCTGCCCGGATTCGGCGACGAAGCGCAGCGGCGCATCCGTGCTGCCCGCGTTCTCATGATCGGGGCGGGCGGACTGGGAAGCGCCGTCATCCCGGCTCTCGCCGCAGCCGGGTTCGGCACCATCGGCGTCGTCGACGCGGATGCGGTCGAGTCCAGCAATCTCCCCCGCCAGACGATCCACACCCCGGCGGATGTCGGTCGCTCGAAGGTCGCGTCCGCCCGGGACACCATCACCGAGCTCGACCCGGAGACGCGGATCGTGCCGGTCGGCGCCATGCTCGACTCGTCGAACGCCCTCGAACTCTTCGCCGATTTCGACCTCGTGCTCGACGGGAGCGACAACTTTCCCACCCGGTACCTCGTCGATGACGCCGCAACCCTCGTCGGAATCCCGGCCGTCTGGGGAGCCGTGCACCAGTTCGGCGGTCAGGCGGGCGTCAGCTGGGCGCAGTACGGCCCGACCTATCGCGACCTCTTTCCCGTTCCGCCCGAACCCGGATCGGTCGCCAGCTGCGAGGACGCCGGAGCCCTTCCTTCCGTCTGCACCGTCATCGGCGGCCTCATGGTCACCCAGGCGATCGCGCTCGTGACCGGGATCGGGGAGCCGCTCCTCGGGCGAGCGATCGTTCATGACGGGCTGCGGGGAACCTTCCGCGAGGTCCGGTATGAGCGGGATCCTCTTGCCGAACCGATCGTCGGACTGATCGACTACGACCTCTTCTGCGGGATCCGACCCCCGTCGTCGCTCTCGCTCGTCGAGCGGACCGGCGGCGGGCTGAGCATCCAGGCCTTCCAGGAACTGATCGCGCGCGGCGAGAAGATCACCCTCATCGACGTGCGGGAACCGTGGGAGGCTCAGCTCGCCTCCATCCCCGGTTCCGCCCTCGTCCCGCTCGGCGAACTCGAGGCCGACCTGGAGGAAGACGCCGAAGGGGTCGCGACCGCCCTGCGCGACGCGAGCGTCGTCATCTACTGCCACTACGGACCGCGTGCCGAACGCGCTCGGCGCCTACTGATCGAGGCCGGCGTCGCCGACACCGTCGTCCTGGTCGGCGGTATCGACGCCTGGGCACGCGAGGTCGACCCGGAGATGATGCGTTACTGA
- a CDS encoding molybdopterin molybdotransferase MoeA: MTPAATVDDHAMLIDRLLAPVIGSLGSETVALPAALGRVTSTDIHSDVDLPLFRNSQMDGFAVRASDVATAPIALEVTGDIPAGHASPVTLIPGTALRIMTGAPMPEGADAVVPVEDTELVLGRDDGLEGAIVTIARGREAGEFVRERGSDLRRGDLLIAAGTRLAPRHLAALAAAGVGSVDARRRLRVGVITTGAELVAVDEELALGRIFDANRIALTAGIIDAGAVVSVATSSDDDPRTFRHILDDVVGASDLVITSGGVSKGAFEVVREVLEPLGASVGSVAMQPGGPQGTAVLDGVPIVCFPGNPVSTQVSFAVFLAPVLRRVAGLPPETRESRVLAAAVESVAGKRQFLRGIADDDGTVAVVAGPSSHLVAAMALANALIDIPHDTTRLEAGEKVTVWML; this comes from the coding sequence ATGACGCCCGCAGCGACCGTCGACGACCACGCCATGCTCATCGACCGACTCCTCGCCCCCGTGATCGGCTCACTCGGCTCCGAAACCGTCGCGCTGCCGGCAGCCCTCGGGCGCGTGACGTCGACGGACATCCACAGCGACGTCGATCTCCCTCTCTTCCGCAACTCGCAGATGGACGGATTCGCAGTGAGGGCGAGCGATGTCGCCACCGCTCCGATCGCACTCGAGGTCACCGGTGACATCCCCGCGGGGCACGCGTCGCCGGTCACGCTGATCCCGGGCACCGCGCTCCGGATCATGACCGGCGCTCCGATGCCTGAGGGCGCAGACGCCGTCGTCCCCGTCGAAGACACCGAACTCGTGCTCGGACGCGACGATGGGCTCGAAGGGGCGATCGTCACCATCGCGCGAGGGCGAGAGGCCGGGGAATTCGTCCGCGAACGCGGCAGCGATCTGCGGCGGGGCGACCTGCTGATCGCCGCCGGCACCCGGCTCGCGCCGCGGCACCTCGCCGCCCTTGCCGCAGCGGGGGTCGGCTCAGTGGATGCGCGGAGACGGCTGAGGGTGGGCGTGATCACCACCGGCGCAGAGCTCGTCGCCGTCGACGAAGAACTCGCACTCGGCCGGATCTTCGATGCGAACCGGATCGCTCTGACAGCCGGCATCATCGACGCCGGCGCCGTCGTCTCCGTCGCAACGAGCAGCGATGACGATCCCCGCACCTTCCGCCACATCCTCGACGACGTGGTAGGCGCATCCGATCTCGTCATCACCTCCGGCGGCGTCTCCAAGGGGGCGTTCGAAGTCGTCAGGGAAGTTCTCGAACCGCTCGGCGCTTCCGTCGGCTCCGTCGCCATGCAGCCCGGCGGACCACAGGGGACCGCTGTCCTCGACGGCGTACCGATCGTGTGCTTTCCCGGCAACCCCGTGAGCACGCAGGTCTCGTTCGCGGTCTTCCTCGCGCCGGTCCTCCGGCGGGTTGCCGGCCTCCCCCCGGAGACGAGGGAATCGCGGGTCCTCGCGGCTGCGGTCGAGTCCGTCGCAGGCAAACGGCAGTTCCTGCGTGGCATCGCCGACGACGACGGGACCGTTGCGGTGGTCGCGGGTCCGAGCTCGCACCTCGTCGCTGCGATGGCGCTGGCCAACGCGCTGATCGACATCCCCCACGACACGACACGCCTCGAAGCCGGAGAGAAAGTGACAGTGTGGATGCTGTGA
- the moaCB gene encoding bifunctional molybdenum cofactor biosynthesis protein MoaC/MoaB, with the protein MNSDNTGEALSHIDSEGRARMVDVSGKAETARVAIARGRVQTTADVVALVRADGLPKADVLATARIAGIAGAKRTSDLIPLCHPLPLTGVSVIFELGESTIDIEAIAKTTGRTGVEMEALTAVAIAGLTLHDMIKAVDPGSTLTDIRLDFKSGGKRGRWERGRTESSDAAAGTDAAADTDAAAAADTAGAEHAGPRRRTARVLVASTRGASGERQDTTGPVIVDWLTAHGFTTVPALVVADADIAGALADAVRDQPSVIITTGGTGVSPTDATPEATAAVLDRELPGVAEALRARGMASTPAAALSRGLAGTSGRTVIVNLPGSRGGVADGLEVLDGVLAHLVDQVSGSARHDERSAHYGQHHD; encoded by the coding sequence GTGAACAGTGACAACACCGGTGAGGCGCTCTCGCACATCGACTCCGAAGGCCGTGCGCGCATGGTCGACGTCAGCGGCAAGGCGGAGACGGCACGCGTGGCGATCGCGCGTGGCCGGGTTCAGACCACTGCCGACGTGGTCGCACTCGTGCGGGCGGACGGACTCCCGAAGGCGGATGTGCTCGCGACCGCACGCATCGCAGGGATCGCGGGAGCCAAGCGGACGTCCGACCTCATCCCGCTCTGCCATCCGCTGCCCCTGACCGGGGTCTCCGTGATCTTCGAACTCGGCGAATCCACGATCGACATCGAAGCCATCGCCAAGACGACCGGGCGCACCGGTGTGGAGATGGAAGCACTGACCGCCGTCGCCATCGCCGGACTCACGCTGCACGACATGATCAAGGCCGTGGATCCGGGGTCGACGCTCACCGACATCCGTCTCGACTTCAAGAGCGGCGGCAAGCGCGGCCGCTGGGAACGCGGGCGCACGGAATCGTCGGATGCGGCGGCCGGCACGGATGCTGCGGCTGACACGGATGCTGCGGCTGCGGCTGACACGGCAGGTGCGGAACATGCAGGACCCCGGCGCCGCACGGCACGCGTTCTCGTCGCTTCGACCCGCGGTGCCAGCGGCGAGCGCCAGGACACGACCGGACCTGTCATCGTCGACTGGCTCACCGCCCACGGCTTCACCACGGTTCCCGCACTAGTCGTGGCCGATGCCGACATCGCCGGCGCCCTGGCCGACGCGGTGCGCGATCAGCCATCCGTCATCATCACCACCGGCGGCACCGGCGTCTCTCCCACGGACGCGACTCCCGAGGCGACCGCTGCGGTGCTCGACCGCGAACTCCCGGGCGTCGCCGAAGCGCTTCGGGCACGTGGCATGGCCAGCACGCCGGCTGCCGCGCTGAGTCGCGGTCTCGCGGGCACCTCAGGACGCACCGTCATCGTCAACCTCCCTGGATCGCGGGGCGGTGTCGCCGACGGACTGGAGGTGCTCGACGGGGTGCTCGCCCATCTGGTCGATCAGGTGTCCGGTTCGGCCAGGCACGATGAACGATCGGCCCACTACGGTCAGCACCATGACTGA
- a CDS encoding molybdenum cofactor biosynthesis protein MoaE yields the protein MTDVVARITAEVIRPGDLDDVVLSPANGALVGFQGIVRDHDGGRGVSLLEYQAHPDAEQFLLECCRAVSDSTGLPVAAIHRVGSLAVGDLALLAVVAAPHRAEAFAACAALVERIKADVPIWKRQHFADGISEWVGL from the coding sequence ATGACTGACGTCGTCGCGCGGATCACCGCCGAAGTGATCCGACCGGGCGATCTCGACGACGTCGTGCTCTCACCGGCGAACGGCGCGCTGGTCGGATTCCAGGGGATCGTGCGCGACCACGACGGCGGTCGCGGCGTCAGCCTTCTTGAATACCAGGCCCATCCCGATGCCGAGCAGTTCCTTCTCGAGTGCTGTCGCGCCGTCTCCGACAGCACCGGACTACCCGTCGCCGCCATTCACCGGGTCGGCTCCCTCGCTGTGGGCGACCTCGCGCTCCTCGCCGTCGTCGCCGCGCCGCACCGCGCCGAAGCGTTCGCCGCGTGCGCCGCCCTCGTCGAGCGGATCAAAGCGGATGTGCCGATCTGGAAACGCCAGCATTTCGCCGACGGCATCTCGGAGTGGGTGGGGCTCTAA
- a CDS encoding TOBE domain-containing protein, whose translation MPQIRVKDAALYLGVSDDTVRRWIEAGTIESSRDDAGRTVVDGLTLAQLARSNAVLPADPSEVGRSARNRFVGLVTNIVTDTVMAQVELQCGPHRVVSLMSSEAARELGLELGSVAIAVVKATTVIVETPLGKD comes from the coding sequence ATGCCGCAGATTCGGGTTAAAGACGCCGCGCTGTACCTCGGAGTGAGTGACGACACCGTTCGGCGGTGGATCGAAGCCGGCACCATCGAGAGCAGTCGCGACGACGCCGGGCGCACCGTCGTCGACGGTCTCACCCTCGCCCAACTGGCCCGCAGCAATGCCGTGCTTCCCGCGGATCCCTCCGAGGTCGGCCGCTCCGCCCGCAACAGGTTCGTCGGGCTGGTCACCAACATCGTGACGGACACTGTCATGGCGCAGGTCGAGCTGCAATGCGGCCCGCACCGGGTCGTGTCCCTCATGAGCAGCGAAGCCGCTCGCGAACTCGGTCTCGAACTCGGTTCCGTCGCGATCGCCGTCGTCAAAGCCACCACCGTCATCGTCGAAACACCTCTCGGAAAGGACTGA
- the modA gene encoding molybdate ABC transporter substrate-binding protein, giving the protein MRTVIGAVSLAGALAVGVTACSGSAGTTPTPAASTSELSGSITVFAAASLTKTFTEIGDDFQKANPGATVTFSFAGSSDLVSQIKEGAPASVFASADEANMKKVIDAGLASGTPVDFATNVLAIAVPPGNPAKITGWNDLAKPGVKVVVCAPQVPCGAATVKVEQSTGVTLHPVSEESSVTDVLGKVSSGEADAGIVYVTDVTGAGSSVESVPFPEAAGVVNTYPIAVLKGSPNGKVADAFVEYVTGPEGQKVLNAAGFGKP; this is encoded by the coding sequence GTGCGCACCGTCATCGGAGCGGTGTCCCTCGCGGGCGCCCTCGCCGTCGGTGTGACTGCCTGCTCCGGGTCGGCCGGCACGACACCGACCCCGGCCGCATCCACCTCGGAGCTCAGCGGGTCGATCACCGTCTTCGCCGCCGCATCCCTGACCAAGACCTTCACCGAGATCGGCGACGACTTCCAGAAAGCGAACCCCGGCGCGACCGTGACGTTCTCGTTCGCCGGTTCGAGCGACCTCGTCTCCCAGATCAAGGAGGGAGCCCCCGCCTCGGTCTTCGCATCGGCTGACGAAGCCAACATGAAGAAGGTCATCGACGCCGGTCTCGCCAGTGGAACTCCGGTCGATTTCGCCACGAACGTGCTCGCCATCGCGGTCCCCCCGGGCAATCCTGCCAAGATCACCGGTTGGAACGACCTCGCCAAACCCGGCGTGAAAGTAGTGGTCTGCGCTCCGCAGGTGCCGTGCGGCGCCGCGACGGTGAAGGTCGAGCAGTCGACGGGCGTGACGCTGCATCCTGTCAGCGAGGAATCGTCGGTCACCGATGTGCTCGGCAAAGTGAGCTCCGGTGAAGCCGATGCCGGCATCGTTTACGTCACCGATGTCACAGGCGCAGGTTCCAGTGTCGAGTCCGTTCCGTTCCCCGAGGCTGCTGGTGTCGTGAACACCTACCCCATCGCCGTGCTGAAAGGATCGCCGAACGGCAAGGTCGCCGACGCCTTCGTCGAGTACGTCACCGGCCCCGAAGGACAGAAGGTGCTGAATGCCGCAGGCTTCGGTAAGCCGTAG
- a CDS encoding ABC transporter permease — translation MPQASVSRRTAERFGVPRWIIGVAVVGALFILLPLVALVTRVDWSNFIPLITSPSSIDALLLSLRTSLVATILCIVLGVPMAIVLARTTFRGQRIVRALVLLPLVLPPVVGGLALLYLFGRRGLLGSTFDFLGITIAFSTTAVILAQTFVALPFLVLSLEGALRSAGTRFEAVAATLGARPSTVLWRVTLPLVLPAVISGAVLSFARALGEFGATLTFAGSLQGVTRTLPLEIYLRRETDPDAAVALSLVLVVVAIIVVAVAHGAAEPARTRLRDAR, via the coding sequence ATGCCGCAGGCTTCGGTAAGCCGTAGAACGGCGGAACGCTTCGGCGTCCCTCGGTGGATCATCGGCGTCGCCGTCGTCGGCGCCCTCTTCATCCTGCTCCCGCTGGTCGCCCTGGTGACCCGGGTCGACTGGTCGAACTTCATCCCCCTGATCACCTCCCCGTCCTCGATCGATGCGCTTCTTCTGAGTTTGCGGACCTCACTGGTCGCGACCATCCTCTGCATCGTCCTGGGTGTGCCGATGGCGATCGTCCTCGCCCGGACGACCTTCCGTGGTCAGCGGATCGTGCGCGCACTCGTTCTGCTGCCCCTCGTGCTGCCTCCGGTCGTCGGCGGCCTCGCATTGCTGTACCTGTTCGGTCGTCGCGGCCTCCTCGGGTCCACCTTCGATTTCCTCGGGATCACCATCGCCTTCAGCACCACGGCTGTCATCCTCGCCCAGACCTTCGTGGCGCTGCCGTTCCTCGTCCTCAGCCTCGAGGGTGCCCTCCGTTCGGCGGGAACGCGCTTCGAAGCCGTCGCCGCCACCCTCGGCGCGCGACCGAGCACGGTGTTGTGGCGGGTCACCCTCCCACTCGTCCTCCCCGCGGTCATCTCCGGTGCCGTCCTCTCCTTCGCCCGCGCGCTCGGTGAGTTCGGTGCCACGCTCACCTTCGCCGGAAGCCTCCAGGGCGTCACACGCACCCTGCCGCTGGAGATCTATCTGCGTCGCGAAACCGATCCCGACGCCGCCGTCGCCCTCTCCCTCGTGCTCGTCGTCGTCGCCATCATCGTCGTCGCCGTCGCCCACGGTGCGGCCGAGCCCGCCAGGACCCGGCTGAGGGATGCGCGGTGA